One part of the uncultured Bacteroides sp. genome encodes these proteins:
- a CDS encoding helix-turn-helix transcriptional regulator translates to MIRIKELCKKSGITQAELAKKLDISASALAQSIAGNPSLDRIEAIAEALNVSVGELFPDSKSKLTALALYGSKSYKAETVEELRKITDLITIKHINENRMYYRINKPYGIVYDLENSKGELFNREYQLLGETKGTDSIYTMELDNMNLSWLSEDQLTDLFEHHRPERGRHVGFFYSDATNPFTEKEKVEDQLMMLEDYNYRMYKLYHYTSYPNNWYSIY, encoded by the coding sequence ATGATTAGAATAAAAGAATTATGTAAAAAAAGTGGCATTACACAAGCAGAGCTTGCCAAGAAATTGGATATCAGTGCATCAGCCTTGGCACAAAGTATAGCAGGTAACCCAAGTCTTGACAGAATAGAAGCAATAGCCGAAGCATTAAACGTTTCTGTAGGAGAATTATTTCCTGACAGCAAATCAAAATTAACCGCCCTAGCCTTGTACGGTAGCAAATCATACAAAGCCGAAACCGTTGAAGAACTGCGTAAAATAACAGACCTGATAACAATAAAACACATCAACGAAAACAGAATGTATTACAGAATCAATAAACCTTATGGTATAGTTTATGATCTTGAGAATAGTAAAGGGGAACTATTCAATAGAGAATACCAGCTATTAGGAGAGACTAAAGGAACAGATAGCATATACACCATGGAATTAGACAATATGAATTTAAGTTGGCTATCAGAGGATCAGCTGACTGATCTGTTTGAACACCACAGACCCGAGAGAGGTAGACACGTTGGCTTTTTCTATTCAGACGCTACAAATCCATTCACAGAAAAAGAAAAAGTGGAAGATCAGCTTATGATGCTTGAAGATTATAACTACAGAATGTACAAATTATATCATTACACAAGTTATCCCAATAATTGGTATTCTATATACTAA